Proteins found in one Amblyraja radiata isolate CabotCenter1 chromosome 45, sAmbRad1.1.pri, whole genome shotgun sequence genomic segment:
- the LOC116968510 gene encoding histone H2B-like gives MPDPAKTKDAVGSLPKTAAKKETAAKKGAKKSLPKSAGKGGKKRRKSRKESYSIYIYKVMKQVHPDTGISSKAMGIMNSFVNDIFERIAGEASRLAHYNKRATISSREIQTAVRLLLPGELAKHAVSEGTKAVTKYTSSK, from the coding sequence ATGCCTGATCCTGCGAAAACCAAAgatgctgtaggatctttgccgaAAACAGCCGCCAAGAAGGAAACAGCCGCCAAGAAAGGCGCAAAGAAATCTTTGCCGAAATCCGCAGGCAAAGGGGGCAAGAAGCGCAGGAAGTCGAGGAAGGAGAGTTACTCCATCTACATCTACAAAGTGATGAAGCAGGTTCACCCGGATACCGGCATCTCCTCCAAGGCCATGGGCATCATGAACTCGTTCGTGAACGATATTTTCGAGCGTATCGCGGGCGAGGCTTCCCGCCTGGCGCATTATAACAAGCGGGCGACCATCAGCTCCCGAGAGATTCAGACCGCCGTGCGACTGCTTCTTCCCGGGGAGCTGGCCAAACACGCCGTGTCGGAAGGGACAAAGGCGGTGACCAAGTACACCAGTTCCAAATAA
- the LOC116968578 gene encoding histone H2AX-like, with the protein MTGRVKTGCKAKAKPKSRSSRAGLQFPVGRVHRLMRKRNYGERVGAGARSIWLLCCPVSNAPHPPDRQRIIPRHLQLAVHNDEELNKLLGGVTIAQGGVLPNIQAVLLPKKTSAASGTKSK; encoded by the exons ATGACTGGACGAGTGAAAACCGGCTGCAAAGCCAAGGCTAAGCCTAAGTCACGCTCGTCCCGGGCCGGACTGCAGTTCCCGGTGGGCCGTGTTCATCGGCTCATGAGAAAGCGAAACTATGGTGAGCGGGTGGGTGCCGGAGCCCGGTCTATCTGGCTGCTGTGctgtcccgtctccaacgcaccccatcctc CTGACCGGCAACGCATCATCCCCAGACACCTGCAACTGGCCGTCCACAATGACGAGGAGCTCAACAAGCTGCTGGGAGGGGTGACCATCGCTCAAGGCGGGGTGCTGCCCAATATCCAGGCCGTGTTGCTGCCCAAGAAAACCAGTGCAGCCTCTGGCACCAAGAGCAAGTAG